GATCGCTCCCCCAGCACACGATCGTCAGGATCTGGCGGGAACTGTTTTCCGGCGCCCTGATGATCGAGGGAGGGCTCGTCATCGCCGTCGCTGACGGCGTGCAGGCCGAACTGCTGGCCGTCGCGCGCGAGCATTTCGGGCCGCTGACCGCCATGCGCCGCCACCGCACGCCCTCCCAGGCCCTCGCCGATGTCACCGGCGCTGCGGCGCATGCAGCGGTTTTGCCGCTTCCATCCGATGAGGACGATGATCAGGCGGCGTGGTGGGTCGGCCTGATGCATGGAGGCCCGCCGCGTCTGTCCATCGTTGCAAAGCTGCCCTTCTGGGGACGGCGAGGGGAGGGTGTGCCGCAGGCCGACGCCTATGTCGTCTCATCCTTTGTGCCGGACGCAAGCGGGAATGACCGCAGCCTGATCGGCATTGAGATCGTCCCCGATACCAGCACGGCGCGGATCGTCGGGATGTTGCGCGATGCCGGATTCGACGTCGGCTCCCTGCTGCTCCGCAGGGTTACGCGGCGGGAGGTCGGTTATGCGCTGGCTGACGTCGAGGGGTATGTGCCGCGCGAGGATGCCCGACTCGGCACGCTGGCCGGTTTCCTCGCGCCGCCTGTCGTGCTCGGGTCGTATGCCGCGCCAGTTGGTGCGTCTGGTCCCTCGCGATGAGCGGTCTGCCCACCGCGCGCCCCGCCGTCTTTTCGGTTCCACCCTACGTCGGGGGCGAATCAAGGCTCGATGGGGTGAACCGGGTCATCAAGCTGTCGTCCAACGAGGGCGCGTTCGGCCCGCCGCCTGGCGCCATCGCGGCGCTGACCGAAGTGGCGGCAATCGCCCATCGCTATCCGGATGGAGGGGCGACATCGCTGCGTGCGGCGATCGGTCGTCGCTTCTGCCTCGACCCGGCGCGGATCGTTTGTGGGAACGGATCCGATGACCTGATTGCCCTGCTGATCCAGTCCTATGGTGGGCCGGGGACCGAACTGGTGATGAGCCGGCACGGGTTCCTGATCTATGAGATCGCCGCACGGCTCGCCGGGATGAATGTACGGAAGGCGCCGGAACGAAATCTGACGGCCGATATCGATGCCATGCTCGCCGAGGTGACGCCGGCGACCCGGCTTGTGTTCCTGGCCAATCCGAACAATCCGACCGGCAGCCTCGTGCCCGCCTCGGACGTCTCCCGGCTTCGGGCGGAACTACCGCCGGATGTATTGCTGGTCCTCGACGCAGCCTATGCGGAATATGTCGAGCGCGCCGATTACGACCCGGGCGTCGAACTGGTCGATTCCGGCCAGAACACGGTGATGACCCGCACATTCTCGAAAATGTTCGGGCTTGGTGGCGTGCGCCTGGGCTGGGCCTATGCGCCACTCGCGATTGTCGATGTGCTGAACCGGACCCGTATGCCCTTCAACGTGAGCGGCCCCGCCGCCGCCGCGGGGATTGCCGCGCTCGACGAGCCGGGCTGGGTCGAGCGTTGCCGCAACCATAACACCCGCGCCCGGACGGAACTGGCGGCGCGGATCGAACGAGCGGGATTCCGCGTCTGGCCGAGCGAGGCGAATTTCCTGCTGGCCGATCTTGAGACCGCCGATCGTGCGGCTGCTGCCGATACTCATCTGCGCAGCCGGGGCATCATTGTTCGGCAGGTGGCGGCCTATGGATTGCCGCAATGCCTGAGGATCACGATCGGAACCGACGAGGAATGCTCGACCGTCGCCGACGCGCTCGATGATTTCGGCCAAAACCATGGCTGAGCCGCTGTTCAACCGCCTTGCCCTGCTGGGAATCGGGTTGATCGGCTCGTCGATCGCGCGGGTTGCCCGCGAGCGCGGCGATCTGGCCCGGACGATCGTAGCCAATGCCCGAACGCAGGCAACGCTCGACCGTGTCATGGAACTGGGCATTGCCGATGAATGCGAGATTGACCCCGCACGCGCCGTGCAGGGGGCGGATTGCGTCATCTTCTGCGCGCCGGTGGGCGCCTACGCCGCCTTGGCCGAGGCGATTGGCCCCCATCTCGCGCCGGGCGCGATCGTCAGCGATGTCGGATCGACCAAGCAGTCCGTCATCCGCGATATCGGGCCGCACCTGCCGGAAGGGGTGCATTTTGTCCCCGCCCATCCGATGGCCGGGACAGAGTTTTCGGGCCCCGATGCAGGGTTCGCGGGTCTGTTCAAGGGCCGCTGGTGTCTTCTTACTCCGGTGCCGGGCACGGATCAGGATGCGATCAGCCGCATGCGGACGTTCTGGGAGCGCTGTGGCGCGATGGTCAGCGTCATGGATGCCGCCCATCACGATCGGGTGGTGGCGATTGTCAGTCATCTGCCGCACCTCATTGCCTTCACGATCTGCGGCACGGCGGACGACCTCGCCGACGAGACCAGGCAGGAAGTGCTGCAGTTCGCCGCCTCGGGCTTCCGGGATTTCACCCGGATCGCTGCGTCCGACCCGACAATGTGGCGCGACGTGTTCCTCAACAATCGCGAGGCACTACTGGAAATGCTGGCCCGCTTCACTGAGGATGCGCAGGCCATGGCACGCGCCGTTCGGTGGGGCGATGCCGCTTACATCGAGGACAAGGTTCTGCGCGGCCGCAAGATCCGTCAGGCGCTGATCGACATCAATCAGGCCTGAGCGAGGCCTTGCCGGTTTGCCACGGGGCACCGGCTTCGCTATCAGCCGCACAACCCGAGCAATCCGAAGGTCAATATGGCGCCGAATCAGACGCGGCAGAAGCGTGGACGTATTATCGACGGCTGGATCGTGCTGGACAAGCCGCCGGGGATTACCAGTGCGCATGCTGTGGCCCGCATCAAGCGATTGCTCCAGGCCGCGAAAGTCGGCCACGGCGGCACGCTCGATCCGTTGGCGACGGGCGTCCTGCCGATTGCCCTGGGCCGGGCGACAAAGATGGTGCCCTATGTCATGGACGGGACCAAGCGGTATCGCTTCACCCTTCGTTTCGGCGAGGCGCGTGATACCGACGACGCGGATGGCGCGGTAGTCATGACGTCCGATTTCCGGCCGGAAACGTCGGACATCGATGCTGCCCTCGTCGCGTTTCGCGGTACGATCATGCAGGTTCCGCCGGCGTTCTCGGCAATCAAGGTTGATGGTGAGCGTGCCTACGACCTGGCGCGCGCCGGTCTGCCGCCTGAGTTGCCGCCTCGCCCGGCGCAGATCGACCGGTTCGACCTTATCGACCGGCCCGACCCTGATCATGCGATTTTCGAGGTGGAGTCAGGCAAGGGGGTCTACATGCGGTCGTTGGCGCGCGATTTGGCGCGTGCGGTGAACACTGTGGGGCACATAGCTGCATTGCGTCGTCTTTCCGTTGGCCCCTTTGCCGAAACGGGCTCGACGACGCTGGACAAGATCGCCGATTCCGGCGATAGCCTCGCCCGCGATCCGGACTTCCTGCTTCCCGTCGAGACCGCGCTGGACGACATCCCGGCCCTGGCCCTGACCGAAGCGGAAGCCGCTGCCCTTAGAAATGGCCAGGCATTGAGCCTTGTCCAGTTCATGGGTCGGATTCCGTTGGCCTGCGATCCCGATGGCGGATTGGCGCGGCTGATGGCGGGTCGCCGTTTCGTGGCGCTAGGTCGTCTGACTGACGGCCAACTCAAGCCGGAACGTGTGCTTTAATTTCAGAAACAGGAGTCTACGCGATGTCGATTACACCGGACCGCCGGCAGGAACTGATCGGCGAATATGCCAACAAGGCGAATGATACGGGCAGCCCCGAGGTGCAGGTCGCGCTGTTGACCGAGCGGATCGTCAACCTCACCGAGCATCTCAAGACACATGCCAAGGATTTCCACTCGCGCCGCGGCCTGCTGATGCTGGTTGGCCGTCGCCGCCGACTGCTCGATTATGTGAAACGCCAGGACGTCAAGCGTTACGAGGCCCTGATCGGCCGTCTCGGCCTGCGCCGTTGACCGGCTGGAGCGTTTCGCGCTCCAAATCGTTACGCCGAACTCACATGCCGCCTGCCGATTCCGCTTGATCGGCGGGCGCGAATGGCCAAAATAGGGTCGACAGCGGCATTCCGCCGCTCGACGAGGAGTATCAAGCAATCATGGCTATGGGTCCCGACATGCGTTCCTATCGCAGCGCAACCGTTGCGGCAGGTGCAGGCGTTCTGGACGAGGGTCTGCGCGCCTATATGCTGCGGGTCTATAATTGGATGGCATCAGGCCTGCTGCTGACGGCCATTGTCTCGTATGCGATCTCGCATACCGGGCTGATCAACGCGTTCTATCCGCTGGTTGCGACGCCCGGCGGCGCAATGATCCGCGAGCCTAGCATCCTTGCCTATATCAGCATCTTCGCACCGCTGGCGTTCATGCTCGTGATGAGCTTCGGAGTGAACAAGCTGAGCACCACGCAGGCTCAGGCCCTGTTCTGGGCATTCTGTGGTCTGATGGGCGCAAGTCTGACCAATATTTTTCTAGTTTATACCGGGCAGTCCATCCTGACGACGTTTTTCGTCACGGCCGGCACCTTCGCGGCGATGAGCATCTACGGCTACACGACGCGAACCGACCTTACGAAATTCGGCAGCTTTCTGGTGATGGGTGTCATCGGTCTGCTGATTGCCATGGTGGTGAACATTTTTCTTCACTCTCCGGCCATGCAGTTCGCAATCAGCGCAATCGGTGTGCTGGTGTTCACTGGGCTTGCGGCATACGACACGCAACGGATCAAGGCCGATTATGTCCAGTACGGGTACCGGTTCGGCGCCGGAATGGCGGCGAAGCGGAGCGTTTATGACGCACTTCAACT
This genomic interval from Acidiphilium multivorum AIU301 contains the following:
- the hisC gene encoding histidinol-phosphate transaminase, encoding MSGLPTARPAVFSVPPYVGGESRLDGVNRVIKLSSNEGAFGPPPGAIAALTEVAAIAHRYPDGGATSLRAAIGRRFCLDPARIVCGNGSDDLIALLIQSYGGPGTELVMSRHGFLIYEIAARLAGMNVRKAPERNLTADIDAMLAEVTPATRLVFLANPNNPTGSLVPASDVSRLRAELPPDVLLVLDAAYAEYVERADYDPGVELVDSGQNTVMTRTFSKMFGLGGVRLGWAYAPLAIVDVLNRTRMPFNVSGPAAAAGIAALDEPGWVERCRNHNTRARTELAARIERAGFRVWPSEANFLLADLETADRAAAADTHLRSRGIIVRQVAAYGLPQCLRITIGTDEECSTVADALDDFGQNHG
- a CDS encoding prephenate/arogenate dehydrogenase family protein, whose translation is MAEPLFNRLALLGIGLIGSSIARVARERGDLARTIVANARTQATLDRVMELGIADECEIDPARAVQGADCVIFCAPVGAYAALAEAIGPHLAPGAIVSDVGSTKQSVIRDIGPHLPEGVHFVPAHPMAGTEFSGPDAGFAGLFKGRWCLLTPVPGTDQDAISRMRTFWERCGAMVSVMDAAHHDRVVAIVSHLPHLIAFTICGTADDLADETRQEVLQFAASGFRDFTRIAASDPTMWRDVFLNNREALLEMLARFTEDAQAMARAVRWGDAAYIEDKVLRGRKIRQALIDINQA
- a CDS encoding chorismate mutase, giving the protein MSETPPSPTPNDTAPETLARLRAEIDALDDRIHDMLMQRAEIIERVASQGGKRGVPIRPGREAAILRRLLDRHQGSLPQHTIVRIWRELFSGALMIEGGLVIAVADGVQAELLAVAREHFGPLTAMRRHRTPSQALADVTGAAAHAAVLPLPSDEDDDQAAWWVGLMHGGPPRLSIVAKLPFWGRRGEGVPQADAYVVSSFVPDASGNDRSLIGIEIVPDTSTARIVGMLRDAGFDVGSLLLRRVTRREVGYALADVEGYVPREDARLGTLAGFLAPPVVLGSYAAPVGASGPSR
- a CDS encoding Bax inhibitor-1/YccA family protein is translated as MAMGPDMRSYRSATVAAGAGVLDEGLRAYMLRVYNWMASGLLLTAIVSYAISHTGLINAFYPLVATPGGAMIREPSILAYISIFAPLAFMLVMSFGVNKLSTTQAQALFWAFCGLMGASLTNIFLVYTGQSILTTFFVTAGTFAAMSIYGYTTRTDLTKFGSFLVMGVIGLLIAMVVNIFLHSPAMQFAISAIGVLVFTGLAAYDTQRIKADYVQYGYRFGAGMAAKRSVYDALQLYLNFINLFLFLLQFMGNRRN
- the truB gene encoding tRNA pseudouridine(55) synthase TruB; protein product: MAPNQTRQKRGRIIDGWIVLDKPPGITSAHAVARIKRLLQAAKVGHGGTLDPLATGVLPIALGRATKMVPYVMDGTKRYRFTLRFGEARDTDDADGAVVMTSDFRPETSDIDAALVAFRGTIMQVPPAFSAIKVDGERAYDLARAGLPPELPPRPAQIDRFDLIDRPDPDHAIFEVESGKGVYMRSLARDLARAVNTVGHIAALRRLSVGPFAETGSTTLDKIADSGDSLARDPDFLLPVETALDDIPALALTEAEAAALRNGQALSLVQFMGRIPLACDPDGGLARLMAGRRFVALGRLTDGQLKPERVL
- the rpsO gene encoding 30S ribosomal protein S15, with the translated sequence MSITPDRRQELIGEYANKANDTGSPEVQVALLTERIVNLTEHLKTHAKDFHSRRGLLMLVGRRRRLLDYVKRQDVKRYEALIGRLGLRR